One part of the Phycisphaerae bacterium genome encodes these proteins:
- the nusB gene encoding transcription antitermination factor NusB gives MIDRRHARTLAMQALCVFDHLGDEFAGDLDAFLGDENPPAEVRKYARSLVDDYRIDRSAIDECIQSVVENWELKRLAPIDRNVLRIAVCELFHRPEVPPKVAINEAIEIGKTFGTMETGAFINGILDAVMKQRTAGASEATAEPVAQDSLNGDA, from the coding sequence ATGATCGATCGCCGTCACGCCCGAACGCTCGCCATGCAGGCTCTTTGTGTTTTCGACCATCTTGGGGACGAATTCGCCGGCGACCTGGATGCCTTTCTCGGCGATGAAAATCCTCCCGCGGAAGTGAGGAAGTATGCCCGCAGCCTCGTGGACGACTACCGAATCGATCGATCCGCGATCGATGAGTGCATCCAGTCAGTCGTCGAGAATTGGGAGTTGAAGCGGCTCGCTCCGATCGACCGAAATGTCCTGCGAATCGCGGTTTGTGAACTGTTCCACCGGCCGGAGGTTCCGCCGAAGGTGGCGATTAACGAGGCGATTGAAATCGGAAAAACCTTTGGCACGATGGAAACCGGCGCGTTTATCAACGGGATTCTCGATGCCGTCATGAAGCAGCGTACGGCAGGTGCTTCGGAAGCGACGGCCGAACCGGTCGCCCAGGACAGCTTAAACGGAGATGCGTAG
- a CDS encoding proline--tRNA ligase, protein MRWSQFFIVTTKETPKDATAPSHQLMLRTGMIRQLAAGIYSYLPLGYRSLRKVEEIVREEMNRAGAIELHMPVLHPIELWEETNRVAAMGEVLLRLGGPEGDWRSQTVLGPTHEEVITEIARAYLGSYKQLPINLYQIQVKFRGEARPKSGVLRTREFLMKDAYSFHDTAESLDEGYRKMYDAYCRIFSRCGLPYVAVEAESGPIGGDASHEFMVLTDAGEDYVALTENNDYAANTERAVCAALAQQTEEMKPLEEVHTPDQRTIDEVSAFLETTPARMIKTLIYECATVRGDDSGKGKTPPEQLVTVVLVRGDHDVNENKLYRVTKARLELASPTTIQRLTGADVGFAGPHNLDRSGVSYRLIVDQAVSVMRNGASGANKTDYHAVNINPGRDFALEGPNVVVADVRNVVDGDLSPKGSGSPIRLRKAIEVGHVFKLGTKYSVAMKAHYLDKNGKAQPHIMGCYGIGLTRTLAAALEAHHDENGAIWPMSIAPFQVLIIALDPRDEEVMTLASRLHDDLTAANVDVLFDDRDERAGFKFKDADLVGIPLRVVIGKRALAEGVVEFSHRRTPKDVRKIPPADVHQAVLDAIEN, encoded by the coding sequence ATGCGCTGGTCGCAATTCTTCATCGTCACCACCAAGGAAACTCCGAAGGACGCGACCGCGCCGTCGCATCAGCTCATGCTGCGTACCGGGATGATTCGCCAGTTGGCGGCCGGAATCTACAGCTATCTGCCGCTCGGCTATCGCAGTCTTCGCAAGGTTGAAGAGATCGTCCGCGAGGAAATGAACCGCGCGGGAGCGATCGAATTGCACATGCCGGTGCTGCATCCGATCGAACTGTGGGAAGAAACAAATCGAGTAGCCGCGATGGGCGAAGTCCTGCTGCGACTCGGTGGGCCCGAGGGCGATTGGCGTTCGCAGACCGTGCTCGGACCGACGCACGAGGAAGTGATCACCGAGATCGCCCGCGCGTATCTCGGCAGTTACAAGCAGTTGCCCATCAACCTCTATCAGATCCAGGTGAAGTTCCGTGGCGAGGCGCGGCCCAAATCCGGCGTGCTGCGGACCCGCGAGTTCCTGATGAAGGACGCGTACAGCTTCCACGACACCGCTGAAAGCCTCGATGAAGGCTACAGGAAGATGTACGACGCATACTGCCGGATATTCTCGCGCTGCGGCCTGCCCTATGTCGCGGTCGAAGCGGAGAGCGGTCCGATAGGCGGTGACGCTTCGCACGAATTCATGGTGCTCACCGATGCCGGCGAAGACTATGTCGCGCTGACCGAGAACAACGACTACGCGGCGAACACAGAGCGCGCCGTCTGCGCGGCTTTGGCACAACAGACCGAGGAGATGAAACCGCTAGAGGAAGTGCATACGCCGGATCAGCGAACGATTGACGAGGTCTCGGCATTTCTCGAGACGACGCCCGCTCGAATGATCAAGACCCTGATCTATGAATGTGCAACGGTTCGTGGTGATGACAGCGGAAAAGGAAAAACGCCGCCCGAACAGCTGGTGACCGTGGTCCTCGTTCGCGGCGATCACGACGTGAACGAAAACAAGCTATACCGCGTCACCAAAGCGCGACTCGAATTGGCCAGCCCCACCACGATTCAAAGGCTCACCGGCGCCGATGTCGGTTTTGCCGGGCCGCACAATCTCGATCGATCGGGCGTATCTTATCGGCTGATTGTCGATCAGGCCGTCAGCGTCATGCGCAATGGCGCCAGCGGCGCGAACAAAACGGATTATCATGCAGTCAACATCAATCCGGGCCGCGACTTCGCACTGGAAGGGCCGAATGTCGTGGTGGCGGACGTCCGCAACGTCGTTGACGGCGATCTGTCTCCGAAGGGAAGCGGTTCCCCGATCCGCCTGCGCAAAGCGATTGAAGTCGGCCATGTCTTCAAGCTGGGCACCAAGTACAGTGTCGCCATGAAGGCACACTATCTTGACAAGAACGGAAAGGCCCAGCCGCATATCATGGGATGTTACGGCATCGGTCTGACGCGCACGCTCGCGGCCGCGCTCGAAGCCCATCACGACGAAAACGGGGCGATCTGGCCGATGAGCATCGCGCCCTTCCAGGTGCTCATCATCGCGCTCGATCCGCGTGACGAGGAAGTCATGACCCTGGCGAGCAGGCTCCACGACGATTTGACCGCTGCGAATGTGGATGTGTTGTTTGACGACCGCGACGAGCGGGCCGGCTTCAAATTCAAGGACGCCGATCTGGTCGGCATTCCTCTGCGTGTGGTGATCGGCAAACGAGCCCTGGCGGAAGGCGTGGTGGAGTTCTCACACCGCCGCACTCCGAAGGATGTCCGCAAAATCCCTCCGGCCGACGTGCACCAGGCGGTGCTCGACGCCATCGAGAATTGA
- a CDS encoding proprotein convertase P-domain-containing protein: MSYRRQFAVLAVVHAVSILCMGLSFVRAGSVDCETLEDVDGQSLQTKYSGATTTIQNNATGFGNRAAILPNPTTGNELNQLFVRNDANTLYIGVTGNLTPSDVLENTVLIFIETDGSNINPVLNTQNMTGSEALRKMDGVTLDFGPNYAIALWNDLGVQSALLHNVTNPNDIGQALSQGTQFAVDNSNLLGVNNEPASDPAQQQLNAATATNGFEFAIPLNLLGYSTPLQFSDDIRVHAILVNGTGFISNQSLPPLKATSNNVGGGVACIGVHDPAGNPPNNVNFQLLFPSNQFVTYFLDPDGTAPSGLRDGVNIPSKYGSALSTQNNYTCFGNAAAFSPSLSPGSEIDEIYVASDAQKLYIGVSGNVPLNDTFNNTIVIFVDIGDGFGANPLGDGSFYTGGSGAFSGLGELELHDGFFPRYAIQYWRQNGQHRATVQDLTFGFSDVVLMEFSTSGARHLDPDVNAFGVNLQNIGGVNNIAGDDPVQQTLNAVTAANGVQFSLNLNGAPGTGQTPGFGLGYNIGANPGIKIVAAVISGSGFMSNQWLPPLRKTTGEVRLSTDAVNTPTVIDDAGVGDTPATVASTLTPTNATSAGLERVTGLEVTVNITHPAVEELTIDLFNPASNRTVRLWNGNQSGANMATTFAHDGTSLTSWVAPGAGVFDVNNPATNSLLTFNDVDPTAGDWILFVTDNVTGNSGTLNSWSLDLREDVGGGVDCLGFRTDSDPPVSIAADFPTAEYITVDPIELSFDGAPNFTVANPPGTNIPAQYPGDALAVQNNYSCFGDAQAPTGVQYTAGSEMNQLWLSNTADRLKLAISGNLELNGNAYVVLLDTKPGGETTLAGNATPPQSVGGNGPGTGLNGAVLDSCLEADYAISVATFGDGSYAVELSDLQLNTSRILGFQNMNSLSGVLRAAGDNAGSELNQLFLQNDANNFYIGLTGNLEGNGNAIVILLETVGTGPNPINTSGSSGWPGALTGLTNDALPIGFNPDWAIVATRSGNSFQTAKLVNLNNTASTPIDITRVTNGAIASNTYAANNDNVAGVNGNSGDNTQASLAPSATAGYQFAVSRASLGLAAPGGNGATVQLAAFVTSGGGYWSNQALPAFIGDNIPNVSTAGDPVDVSALLNPQTYVISGTYSTPSQYLGTDIPSHMGPAVATQDNYTGFGNQGPNPRYNNDNCALVAFWNDNVGGVTGCTQAGSPCNCLGGSDADAGNVDSGMEVSISLADLGIAEILPGGGPEIRVLALVTGNTGFASNQFLPGLGGEVCNLGFGPAINLTNFAGEQCLAYELEESAFCGAHPADINGDGQVNLTDVNVFVQVLLGTNSDVCPLFKADINPNPPAGINGNDIQAFVNALLN, translated from the coding sequence GTGTCATATCGTCGTCAGTTCGCAGTTCTTGCAGTGGTACATGCGGTATCGATTTTGTGTATGGGATTGAGCTTCGTCCGCGCGGGCAGCGTGGATTGTGAGACATTGGAAGACGTGGACGGTCAGAGCCTGCAAACGAAGTACAGCGGGGCCACCACCACGATTCAGAACAATGCGACCGGGTTTGGCAATCGCGCTGCGATTCTTCCGAATCCGACGACGGGCAATGAGCTGAATCAGCTTTTTGTCCGGAACGACGCCAACACGCTGTATATCGGCGTGACCGGCAACCTGACGCCCAGCGATGTCCTCGAGAATACCGTACTGATCTTCATCGAGACAGACGGATCGAACATCAATCCGGTGCTGAATACCCAGAACATGACGGGATCGGAAGCGCTTCGGAAGATGGATGGTGTCACCCTCGACTTCGGTCCGAATTATGCGATTGCACTGTGGAATGATCTTGGCGTTCAGTCCGCGCTGCTTCACAATGTGACCAATCCGAATGACATCGGCCAGGCATTGTCGCAGGGCACACAGTTTGCCGTGGACAATTCAAATCTCCTCGGCGTGAACAACGAGCCCGCGAGCGATCCGGCTCAGCAGCAGTTGAACGCTGCGACCGCGACGAACGGATTCGAGTTCGCAATTCCGCTGAATCTGCTCGGTTACTCGACGCCGCTCCAGTTCTCCGATGACATCCGCGTCCATGCGATCCTCGTGAACGGGACGGGTTTCATCAGCAATCAGTCGCTTCCGCCACTGAAGGCCACCTCCAACAACGTCGGCGGCGGAGTCGCATGCATCGGCGTGCACGATCCGGCGGGCAACCCGCCCAATAACGTCAATTTCCAACTCCTGTTTCCGAGCAACCAGTTTGTGACTTACTTCCTCGATCCGGATGGCACGGCGCCCTCCGGATTGCGAGATGGCGTCAATATTCCGAGCAAGTATGGCTCGGCGCTTTCGACTCAGAACAACTACACCTGTTTCGGCAATGCCGCGGCATTTTCGCCCTCGCTGTCTCCCGGATCCGAGATCGACGAAATCTATGTCGCCAGCGATGCGCAGAAACTGTACATCGGTGTATCCGGGAACGTGCCGCTCAATGACACCTTCAACAATACGATCGTGATCTTCGTGGATATCGGCGACGGATTCGGCGCGAATCCGCTCGGAGACGGATCGTTCTACACGGGCGGTTCCGGCGCATTCAGCGGACTGGGTGAATTGGAGTTGCACGACGGCTTCTTCCCGCGATATGCCATTCAGTACTGGAGACAAAACGGACAGCATCGCGCAACCGTGCAGGATTTGACGTTTGGTTTTTCGGATGTCGTTTTAATGGAATTCTCCACGAGCGGCGCGCGACATCTCGATCCTGACGTGAACGCGTTCGGCGTCAATCTTCAGAACATCGGTGGCGTCAATAACATTGCCGGCGACGATCCTGTCCAGCAGACGTTGAATGCGGTCACCGCCGCCAACGGCGTACAGTTCTCGCTCAACCTCAACGGAGCGCCCGGCACGGGCCAGACTCCGGGCTTCGGTCTCGGATACAACATCGGTGCAAATCCCGGGATCAAGATTGTTGCGGCCGTAATCAGCGGCTCCGGATTCATGAGCAACCAGTGGCTTCCTCCGCTTCGCAAGACAACCGGCGAAGTCCGACTGTCGACCGACGCGGTCAACACGCCGACGGTCATCGACGATGCCGGTGTCGGTGACACGCCGGCCACGGTTGCCAGCACATTAACACCCACGAATGCCACGAGCGCGGGACTCGAACGCGTCACCGGCCTGGAAGTGACCGTCAACATCACGCACCCGGCGGTTGAGGAACTGACCATCGACCTCTTCAATCCCGCTTCGAACCGAACCGTTCGACTGTGGAACGGCAATCAGTCCGGCGCGAACATGGCGACGACTTTCGCTCACGATGGCACGTCGCTGACATCGTGGGTTGCTCCGGGAGCCGGAGTATTCGATGTCAACAATCCGGCGACCAACTCGCTGTTGACTTTCAACGACGTCGATCCGACGGCCGGAGACTGGATCCTGTTCGTGACAGACAACGTGACCGGCAACTCGGGAACACTGAATTCATGGTCGCTGGATCTTCGGGAAGATGTCGGCGGCGGCGTCGATTGCCTCGGGTTCCGAACGGATTCCGATCCGCCGGTGTCGATCGCGGCTGATTTCCCCACGGCCGAGTACATCACGGTTGATCCCATCGAGCTTTCATTTGATGGCGCCCCGAACTTCACCGTCGCGAATCCGCCGGGTACCAATATTCCGGCGCAGTATCCGGGGGATGCGCTGGCCGTGCAGAACAATTACAGCTGTTTCGGCGACGCGCAGGCGCCGACGGGTGTTCAGTACACTGCCGGCAGCGAGATGAACCAACTCTGGCTCAGCAATACGGCCGATCGCCTGAAGCTGGCCATCTCCGGCAACCTCGAGTTGAACGGCAATGCCTACGTGGTGCTGCTCGACACGAAGCCCGGCGGCGAAACGACGCTGGCCGGCAACGCGACACCGCCTCAGTCCGTCGGCGGCAACGGCCCCGGCACGGGCCTGAACGGCGCGGTTCTCGACAGCTGCCTCGAAGCGGACTACGCCATTTCAGTCGCCACGTTTGGCGATGGGTCGTATGCGGTCGAGTTGTCCGATCTCCAGTTGAATACGTCGCGAATCCTCGGTTTTCAGAATATGAATTCGCTTTCTGGCGTGCTTCGCGCGGCGGGCGACAATGCGGGCAGTGAGCTGAATCAACTGTTCCTTCAGAACGACGCCAACAATTTCTACATCGGTCTGACCGGCAACCTTGAAGGCAACGGCAACGCGATCGTCATTCTTCTGGAGACAGTCGGAACCGGGCCCAACCCGATCAATACGTCAGGGTCGTCCGGCTGGCCCGGCGCGCTGACGGGTCTGACGAACGATGCCTTACCGATCGGCTTCAATCCCGACTGGGCGATCGTGGCCACGCGGTCGGGCAACTCGTTCCAGACGGCCAAGCTGGTTAATCTGAATAACACGGCCAGCACGCCGATCGACATCACCCGCGTTACGAACGGCGCCATCGCATCCAACACCTACGCCGCAAACAACGACAATGTCGCGGGGGTCAACGGCAATTCCGGCGATAACACGCAGGCATCGCTTGCACCGAGCGCCACGGCGGGCTATCAGTTCGCAGTTTCGCGCGCTTCGCTGGGGCTTGCCGCGCCGGGCGGAAACGGAGCGACTGTTCAACTTGCGGCGTTCGTCACCAGCGGCGGGGGATATTGGAGCAACCAGGCACTGCCGGCGTTCATCGGTGACAACATTCCCAATGTCAGTACGGCCGGCGATCCGGTCGATGTGTCGGCGTTGCTGAATCCGCAGACGTATGTCATTTCGGGAACGTATTCGACACCTTCGCAGTATCTCGGCACGGACATTCCGTCGCATATGGGCCCGGCGGTCGCGACCCAGGACAACTACACCGGGTTCGGCAACCAGGGACCGAATCCGCGATACAACAACGACAATTGTGCGCTGGTCGCATTCTGGAACGACAATGTCGGCGGTGTAACGGGCTGCACACAGGCCGGCTCGCCCTGCAATTGTCTGGGTGGATCCGACGCCGATGCCGGCAACGTGGATTCGGGAATGGAAGTGAGCATCTCGCTGGCCGATCTGGGTATTGCCGAGATTCTTCCCGGCGGAGGTCCGGAGATTCGAGTCCTCGCACTGGTGACGGGAAATACAGGATTCGCATCCAATCAGTTTCTGCCGGGGTTGGGCGGCGAAGTATGCAACCTCGGATTTGGCCCGGCCATCAATCTGACCAACTTCGCGGGCGAGCAGTGCCTGGCCTACGAGTTGGAGGAATCGGCCTTCTGTGGCGCGCATCCCGCCGACATCAATGGTGACGGGCAGGTGAATCTGACAGACGTCAACGTCTTTGTTCAGGTGCTGCTCGGTACGAACTCGGATGTCTGTCCGCTCTTCAAAGCGGACATCAATCCGAATCCACCGGCGGGCATCAACGGCAACGACATTCAGGCTTTCGTCAACGCCTTGCTGAACTGA
- the ftsY gene encoding signal recognition particle-docking protein FtsY: protein MGLFDRFKKALTKTREKIVSGFKSILPFGRAIDEALLEDVYETMIRDDFGPATADKLIGAVRESWKKKEIAQSQDIIEFLKRYIIGKWPADIRSLAKASSGPTVILIAGINGSGKTTSVAKLANHLKKQGNKVMVAACDTYRAAAVLQLTEWAGRCGVDIVKHDQGADPGAVAYDACEAAIARKIDILLVDTAGRLHTQDHLMRELNKIQRVVEKKLPGAPHEVLLVLDATIGQNAVQQARMFSEHVKVSGIILAKLDGSAKGGIVVGIRDQLNVPVKFVGLGESIDDIEPFDPHVFVDALFAE, encoded by the coding sequence ATGGGTCTCTTCGATCGATTCAAGAAAGCGCTCACCAAGACCCGCGAGAAAATCGTCAGCGGGTTCAAGTCGATTCTCCCGTTTGGTCGTGCAATCGATGAAGCTCTGCTTGAAGATGTCTATGAGACAATGATCCGCGACGATTTCGGCCCCGCAACGGCCGACAAGCTGATCGGCGCCGTTCGCGAATCGTGGAAGAAAAAGGAAATCGCCCAGTCCCAGGACATCATCGAATTTCTGAAGCGATACATCATCGGCAAATGGCCGGCCGACATCCGATCACTCGCCAAGGCATCGAGCGGGCCGACGGTCATCCTCATCGCGGGGATTAATGGCAGCGGCAAAACCACGAGCGTCGCAAAGCTCGCGAATCACCTCAAGAAACAGGGCAATAAGGTCATGGTCGCGGCGTGCGACACTTATCGCGCAGCCGCGGTGCTTCAACTTACCGAATGGGCCGGCCGATGCGGCGTCGATATCGTCAAGCACGATCAGGGCGCTGATCCCGGCGCAGTCGCATACGACGCATGCGAGGCTGCCATCGCCCGAAAGATCGACATCCTTCTGGTGGACACGGCGGGGCGCCTGCATACGCAGGATCATCTCATGCGGGAGTTGAACAAGATCCAGCGCGTCGTTGAAAAGAAACTGCCCGGCGCGCCGCACGAGGTGCTGCTTGTGCTCGACGCGACGATCGGGCAAAACGCCGTTCAGCAGGCACGCATGTTCAGCGAGCATGTCAAGGTCAGCGGCATCATACTCGCAAAGCTGGATGGTAGCGCAAAAGGCGGTATTGTGGTCGGCATTCGCGACCAACTCAACGTGCCCGTGAAGTTTGTCGGCCTGGGTGAGTCGATTGACGACATTGAGCCGTTCGATCCGCATGTGTTCGTCGACGCATTGTTCGCCGAATGA